GGGTTTGATCAACGACCCGTACCTGGATGAAAGCTACCGCATCGACGAGGGGCTGCGCATCGCGCGGCAGCTGCTGATCGACATCAACCGCCTGGGCTTGCCCGCGGGCAGCGAGTTTCTGGACGTGATCTCGCCCCAGTACATCGCCGATCTGATCAGCTGGGGTGCCATTGGCGCACGCACCACCGAAAGCCAGGTGCACCGCGAACTGGCCAGCGGCCTGTCGGCGCCCATTGGCTTCAAGAACGGCACCGACGGCAACATCCGCATCGCCACCGATGCGATTCAGGCCGCCGCGCGCGGGCACCATTTTCTGTCGGTGCACAAGAACGGCCAGGTTGCCATCGTTCACACCGATGGCAACAAGGATTGCCACGTGATCCTGCGTGGCGGCAAGGCGCCCAACTACGACGCCGCCAGCGTGGCTGCGGCGTGCGCCGACCTGGCGGCCGCCAAGTTGCCCGCTACGTTGATGGTGGACTGCAGCCACGCCAACAGCTTGAAGCAGCACGAGAAGCAGCTGGACGTAGCGCGCGACTTGGCCGCACAGATCGCGGGCGGCTCGCGCAGCATCTTCGGCACCATGATCGAGAGCCACATCCACGCGGGTGCCCAGAAATTCACACCCGGCAAGGACCAGGTGAGCGCGCTGGAGTACGGCAAGAGCATCACCGACGCGTGCCTTGGCTGGGAAGGCACGGAAGAGGCCCTGGAGGTGTTGTCCAACGCCGTCAGCGCCCGACGCGCCCGATAAGCCACTTTGGCTCTGCGTGCCCAGTGGCCAGCGGAAGCTGCTGCGCTTGCAAGAGCGCGGCGGTGTGCGGTGTGGCGCTGGCCTGGGTCGGGGCGTACCGCAATCGGCCCTTGATCGGGCCGGAAAAGCCGCAAACCAGCGGCAGGGCAGGGCATTCACCTAGGCCGCTGAGCAGGCATGCAGGCTCGCAAGGGGCGCGGCGACGTTAGACTGCGACGTTCCGATTCACCGGGCGCGGCCGAGATGCCTGCCGCCCATGATCCAACCGCAAAACCCACCGAGAGACACCCATGCAGAGCCAAGTCAGCGTTGTTCAGGATGAGCAGACCGAATGGGTGTTCGCCCTGGACGCGGCCACGCCCATGACCAATGCGGAAGGCCGCGATTGGCTGGACGCCCAGTTCGTTCAGCTGGGCAGCGAGCCCCTGCGGCCCACTGGCAAGCTGCTGTTGGCCGACAAGGTGCTGGTGGTGGCGCGCGACGCCGGCCCACGCCTGCTGAACGACGCCGAATGGGGCCCGGCCTTTGCCCGCGCCGCCAGTGCTGCGCTGGCCAAGCCGGTGGTGCGGGTCGACCTTGGCGCGATGGCGATTTCCTATTGAACGGCAGCTGACCGGGTGGTCGCCTGGCCGCAGCTTTTTGAGCATAAAAACAGGCTCTGGCGCAGTCGCCGCTTGCGCTGGCAGCTATTGTTTTTGAAGTGTTTATTTGCCGGCTGCGGCAGGGCGCGCAAGGAGCCTGGCCGTCAGCCGGCCGCAGTCACCCAACGACAATCGGCGGGATCTAGACAGGGAGGAAGCCATGCGGGCAGCACAAGGTCTGTTGGACGTTTGCAAGCGGGTGCAGAAACTGGCCGCCGTGACGGGCGCGCTGATGGTGGCCGCATGGCTGCCCAGCACCGCGCTGGCGCAGGCGCTTCCCACGCTCAGTTGCAGCACGCCCAACCGCATCAACACCGGTACCGACGCGGCGGGTACCCTGGTTGGCTACAACCAGGCCGATCCGTACTGGCAATACACCCCGGTGGGCTCGGACGAAGCGAACACCCTGGTGGCCAAATCGGCCGCGGATTGGCATCCCGCCACCGTCGTAGTACCCAGCGGCGCGCCGTGGATTTGGCAGACGTATCCGAATGCCAACTGGATTGCCGTGAACTCCAACCGCGAGGGCTATTCACGGACGTACTACCGCTACCGTTTCAATCTGGATCCCGCTGTCGCGCCGGCCGATTTCGGGCTTGGCGTGCATTTCCACGTGGACGATTTGGTGCTGGCCGTGTTCGTCAACGGCGTCAAGCAGGACGGCGCCGTGATCGGGGGCGGTTGGACCACAAGTGATCCGCACTACACGATCCCCGGCGAGTTTTCGCTGAGCAGTGGTTGGCAGGCGGGTACCAACGAAATCGTGGTGCTCGTGCAGAACTTCAGCGGGGCAACGTGGACCACGCCGACGCCCATAGGCGGCTTGTTGGTGCGTGGCGTGTCGGCCTGCGGCGGCGGCCAGATCACCAAGCAATTTGCCCCCAACGCCGTTCAGCCGGGTGGCACCAGCAACCTCATGGTCACCGTTACCAATCGCACCGACCCGCAGGTTGCTGTGAGCGACGTGCGCTTTACCGATGTGTTGCCCGCGCCCCTGGTGCTGGATGGCGCGCCGCTTTCCAACACCTGCGGCGGCACGATAACGGGCGCGTCAGGCGACGGCACGCTGGCGCTGGCGGGTGGCACCCTGCCTGCGGGCACGGGTGGCACGCCCGGCACTTGCGCCGTCACGGTGCCTGTTCGTTGGCCAGCCAGCGCATCGGCCCAATGCACGGGCGCCGCCATCACCAACACCATCACCCCCGGCCGCGCGGCGGCGGGTGGGCAGTTCAGCACGGCGGCGGGGCAGGTCAGCGCGCCCGCCAGTGCGTCACTGGCGTGCACGCTCCCGATGGCGTCGCTGCAAGTCACGGTGTCGGTGGCCGCTGGCTCGGTGGATTTGTCGGGTGAGCGCGTGCCCTTCACCGCCACGTGCCAGAACCCGTCGCAAAGCTACAGCGGCAGTGTCGTTCTGGGGGCGGGCAACACGGCGTCTACGGCGTTGGCCGTGCCGGCCGGCAGTTCCAACTGCACTTTGGCGATAGGCGCCTTGCCGACGGCACCGCCCGGATTCCAATGGGCCGCGGCCGGGCCCGCCTACGCGCAGCCCAACCCGGCGGCCGTTGCGGCGGGCGCCACCGTCCCGGGCGGGATTGCACTGGCGCTGCTGGCCGCGCCGGTCGCGGTGCCCGTGGGTGGCGGGCCGGCGTTCTGGCTCACGCTGACCTTGTTGCTGGGATTGGGCGTCTGGGCGCTGCGCCGCTGGCGTTAACGGTCGACGGGCGCAAGGTGTAGCGGCAATGCTGCCGCTTCTGGCTGCCCCGCGCCGTAAGCCTGCTTGCGGCCTGATGGGGCGCAGCGCCTGGGACTGCCGGCGCCCCCATCCTCGGGCGCACGGGATGCACGACGCATCCGCGCAGTCACGGCACCCGCCCCCTGCGGGCCGCGCTCAATCCGCGGGGCGCAGCGCCGCCAGCAGCTTGGCGTGCACGCCGCCAAAGCCGCCGTTGCTCATGCACAGCACATGGTCGCCCGCCCGCGCGGCTGCGGCGACCTGCTGCACGATCTCGTCCACCGTGGCCGCCACCTGAGCGCGCTCGCCCATGGGTGCCAGCGCGGCGGCGGCGTTCCAGTCCAGCCCCCCGCTGTGGCAAAAGGCCAAGTCGGCGTGTTCCAGCGACCAGGGCAGCTGGCTTTTCATGGTGCCCAGCTTCATGGTGTTGCTGCGCGGCTCGAACACGGCCAGGATGCGCTCGGCCTGCCGGCCCGCCGCGTCCAACTGGCGGCGCAGGCCGTCCACCGTCGTGCGGATCGCCGTGGGGTGGTGCGCAAAGTCGTCGTACACCGTGATGGCGCCACCGGCGCGGGGCACCGTGCCGCGCACTTCCATGCGGCGGCGCACGTTCTGAAAGCTGGCCAGCGCCTGGCACGCCACCGCCGGCGGCACGCCCACGTGCTCGGCCGCGGCGATGGCGGCCAGCGCGTTCAGCTGGTTGTGCACGCCCGACAACGCCCAACTGACGCGGCCCACGGCCACGCCGCGCCGCTGCACCTCGAAATCACTCGGCTCGCCGTGGGCGGTGAAGTCGCTCACCGCGCTGCCAAAGCCGGTGCGCTCGCTCCAGCAGCCTTGCGACAGCACGCGCGCCAGGCTTTCTTCCAGGTCGTTGACGACGATGCGCCCGGTGGCGGGCACGGTGCGCACGAGGTGGTTGAACTGCCGCTCGATCGCGGCCAGGTCGTCAAAGATGTCGGCGTGGTCAAACTCCAGGTTGTTCAGCACCGCCGTGCGCGGGCGGTAGTGCACGAACTTGCTGCGTTTGTCGAAAAACGCAGTGTCGTATTCGTCCGCTTCGATGACGAACAAGGGCCGTTGTTGGCCAGTGGCCTGCGCGCCCAGCCGGGCCGAAATACCGAAGTTCAGCGGCACGCCGCCCACCAGAAAGCCGGGCGACAGACCCGCGCTTTCCAGCACCCAGGCCAGCATCGACGTGGTGGTGGTCTTGCCGTGCGTGCCCGCCACGGCCAGCACGTGGCGGCCCTGCAGCACGTTTTCGGCCAGCCACTGCGGGCCGCTGGTGTAGGGCAGGCCCGCGTCCAGAATGGCTTCCATCAGCGGGAACTTGGGGTTGCCATCGGGCAGGCGGGCGCGGCTGACCACGTTGCCCACCACGAACACGTCGGGCTGCAGCGCCAGCTGGTCGGCGCCGTAGCCCTCGATCAGCTCGATGCCCAGCGCGCGCAGCTGGTCGCTCATGGGCGGGTACACGCCCGCGTCGCACCCCGTCACGCGGTGGCCCGCCTCGCGCGCCAGCGCCGCCACGCCGCCCATGAAGGTGCCGCAAATGCCCAGAATGTGAATATGCATGGGCAGCGATTGTAGGCGCGGGCCGGGTACTAAAAATCAAAGCCATTTGGGCCGCTAGCGCCCGTCTGGCCAGCGCTGGCAGCTTTCATTCCGATAGCGTAAGGCGTGAAACAGCCCGGCGCCGCGCCGCAGGATTGACCTCCTCAACGAGGCCCCCAGTTCGCGGTGCGTCAACCCCGCCCGCGCGCGCTGCGCCGCAGCGACAGCGCAGCGCCGCTGGCCATCAGCGCGGCCACCAGCGCCAGGGCCCAAGCCGACAGCGTGGGGATGGCCGGTGCGGCGATGGCGGTGAACGCCGTCGCGCGGTTGTTGGCGGTGAGCGGGTCGTTGAAGCCCGCCGGTGGCGTCAGCGTGGCGGTGCTGCTGATGGTGCCCGGCGTTGCCGTGGGCGCCACCGTCCCCGTGATGGTGTAAGTCACGCTGGCGCCTGCGGGCAGGGTGGCGATGTCAATCAAGTTGTTCGCGCCGGATGCAGCGCAAACGCCGCCGGCCGAGCCCACGCACGTCCAGGCCAGCCCCTGTAGTTGTGCGGCCATGGCGCCCGTCACGCCGGCCCCCGTGGCTGTGGATGGGCCCGTGTTGCTGGCCACCAGCGTGTAAGTGACCGGCGCGCCAATCGTCACTGGCCCGGCGGTGCCCGTCAGCGTGACCGCCAATTCGCCACCTTGTGTGATGGTGTCGGTATCGGTTTCGCTGTTGTTGACCACATTGGGGTCGCTTACGCCCGTGGGTGCGGTGATGGTGGCGGTGTTGCTCAGCGTGCCGGTGGCCGCGACGGATACGGTCGCAGACACCGTGAACGTCACGCTGCCCCCAACGGGCAGGTTGACTGCCTGGCTGAGGTTGCCGCTGCCCGAAGCCGCGCAAGTACCTCCGCCTGCGCCCACGCACGTCCAGGTAGCGCCGCTCAGCGCGGCGGGCAGCGTGTCGGTAACGGTCGCGCCGGTCACCGAGTCTGGCCCGGCGTTGCTGGCGCTGATGGTGTAGGTTAGGCTGCCGCCCGCGGTGGCGGTGGTGACGCCGTCAGTCTTGGTGATGGCCAGGTCGGCAGAAGAAGGCGGCGGCGCGTAGATGATGCGTTCAAAGGTGGTGCTGCTGTTCAGGCCCATGTCCGCGCCGCAACGATAACCACCAGCGTTATTCACGCTGTGCCAGCACAGCCGGGCGTCGTTGTCGCCCGATCCAGCTACGTCGCATTCGTTCTTGGCTACGCTGTCTCCCTGGGCGGCAAAGCCCCAGGATAAGTTGTTGTTCCAGTACCAGGCCGTGCCGTTGGCGGTGTGCGTGGTGGTCAAGTCGGTGCCGGTGTCGGTCAGCACATCGGCCCGCGGTGCCTGCGCCAGCAACTGGATCGTGCTGCTGCCGGTGGGGCGGCAGGCTAGCATCAGACGTGCGCCGGCGCATCCGGCTTGCGCGGCCTGCCACGCGGCGCCGTCGTTGCCCTTGTTGTACGTATCGCGGTAGCACTCGACCCAGCCGCCGCCGGTGACGGTGGCTACCGGCACGTTTTTCTGCGGACCGACGGGCAGGTAGCTTTGCGCCCAAGCGGTGGGGGCGCCGGACATCAGGGCCGCGGCCAGCCCGAACGCGGCGCCCCAACGGCGAGCGCGCAGGGGGCGGGACGTTGTTGTGCGCTTCAGTCCATCGGCCATGGGTATGTCTCTTGCAGCTGGAGTTGTCTCAACTTTCTGGAAGTGTAGCTTTATGTTTCGACGCGCAGAAATCGTTTTCTCCGTCCGACGGCTGATCAGCCACTGCGGCGAACGATGTGGTCGTTGCAATCTTGTCAGCGAAATTGCCAATTGGCGCAGCAATGGTAAGCGTCGGTAGCTACGCTTTTGATAGTGATCGGACAGGGCTGCTGACTGGCGGCGCGCGACGAAACCGGCCGCTGGCCGCGCCTGCGTTGGCGCCGAAACACGGCGGCGCCACGGCTCAATGCAGCTTCACATGCGGCTCGGTGCGGCGCGTGATGGTGCGCGCCAGCGTATCCAGCGCCACCTTGGTGAAGCCGTGCAGCGCCAGCTCGTGCTGCTTGTACAGGGACTTGTACATCAGCTTGGCGAAAAAGCCCTCAAACACCATGTTGCCGCCCACCAGCGCGCCCATCAGGTTGCCCACGGTGCTGTATTCGCCCAGCGAGACGAGTGAGCCGAAGTCGCGGTACTGGTAGTGGCGCAGCGGCTGGCCGGCCAGCAGCCGCTTGATCTGCCCCAGCATGAAGCTGGCCTGCTGGTGCGCGGCCTGGGCGCGGGGCGGCACGGTCTTGTCGGTACCCAGCCAGGGGCAGGCGGCGCAGTCGCCCAGGGCGAAGATGTGCGCGTCGCGCGTGGTTTGCAGGGTGGGCCGCACCACCAGCTGGTTGATGCGGTTCGTCTCCAGCCCGTCCAGGTCGGCCAGAAAGGCGGGCGCCTTCACGCCCGCGGCCCAGACGATCAGGTCGGCGTCGATGCGCTGGCCATCGGCCAGCACGACGGTGTGCGCTTCCACGCTGGCCACGCGCGCGTTGGTGTGCACCTGCACGCCCAGGCCGCGCAGCAGCTCTTCGGTGGCGGCGGACAGGCGCGGCGGCAGGCCGGGCAGCACGCGTTCGGCCGCTTCGATCAAATCTATGCGCAGATCGCGCTCGATCTGAATGCTTTGCATGCCGTAGGACACCAGTTCGCGCATGGTGTGGTGCAGCTCGGCGGCCAGCTCGACCCCGGTGGCGCCCGCGCCGATGATGGCCACGCGCAGGTGCCGCGGGGTGTCGGGGTGGCCATCGCCAGCCGCGTCTTGGTCAGCGCGGGAATGCGCGCGCAGCGCGGCGTTGACCAGGCGCTGGTTGAACAGGCGGGCGTCGGGTGCGGTTTCCAGCTTGATGGCGTGCTGCGCCACGCCGGGCGTGCCGAAATCGTTGGTCAGGCTGCCCACGGCCATGACCAGCGTGTCGTACGGCAGGCTGCGCGCGGCAATCACCTGGCGGCCTTCGTCGTCGATGTAGGGCGCCAGGTGAATCTGGCGGCGGGCGCGGTCAAGCCCCGTCATTTCGCCGGTGCGGTACTGAAAGTGGTGCCAATGCGCCTGGGCCAGGTAATCCAGCTCGTGCGCGTCCATGTTCATGCTGCCCGCGGCGATTTCGTGCAGCTTGGGCTTCCAGACGTGGGTGCGGGCACGGTCGACCAGGGTGACCGCCACTTGCCCGCGCCGGCCCAGCGTGTCGCCCAGGCGCGTGGCCAGCTCCAGCCCGCCGGCGCCGCCGCCCACGATGACGATCTGGTGCGCGCTGCCGGTGGGGGGCGTGGGTTCGCGCTCAGCCATGGCGGGCCCCTGCGCGGCTGCAGGCGCGGCGACCGGCGGCCCGGTGGGTAAAAACGCCTGCGCCTGTCACTCTGAAAATAATAGCTGCCAGCGCTGGCTGCGCCTGAGTCAGGGGCTGTTTTGACCACGAATCTGATCGGCCCATGGCCAGACGCGCCAGACCGGCGTGCGCGCAACCAAGCTGGGGCCAAGGCGAATCGGGCGGGGTCGTGCGGGGCATGCGGGCGGCTCCTGCGCGGTGGGCGCGTGCGGGTTTGGCGTTCACTTTAAGGGATTGACGCGGGCAGGGCAGAATGCGCGCATGGAAACCCTGACGCACGAGATCGCCGCGCACGCCGCGCGCCTGGTGGTCGAAGAAGGGCTGGACTACGGTGCGGCCAAGCGCCGCGCGCAGAAAAGCCTGGGCGCGCCGCCGCGCACCGCCCTGCCAGACAACGATCTGATGGAAGCCGAGGTGCGCGCCTACATCCAGCTGTTTCACGGCGACACGCAACCGGCCGAGCTGGCCGCGCTGCGCCGCCTGGCGCTGGTGTGGATGCATCGGCTGGCCGAATTTCGCCCGCACATCGCCGGCGCGGTGTGGAACGGCACCGCCACGCGCCTGTCCGACATTTATCTGCAGCTGTTCTGCGACGACCCCAAATCGGCCGAGATCGCGCTGATCGACAACCGCGTTGCCTACGACGCGCAAAGCATCACCGGCTTCAACGGCGCCACCGTGGAAGCGCTGAGCTTCAGCACCCCCGCGCCCGAGCTGGGCGAAACCATCGGCGTGCACCTGATGATTCACGACCACGACGACCTGCGCGGCGCGCTGAAACCCGGCAGCAACGGCCGCGCGCCACGCGGTGACGCCCGCGCGCTGGAGCGCCGCATGGCCGAAGCCGAAGAGGCCGCCCCATGAGCACCACCCCCACACAACCACCCGGCGCGGCGCCCGACGCACCCGGCCAGGCCAGCGGCCATTCGCGCCGCTGGGTCATGGGCGCCGTGGGCGTGCTGGCCGCCGCAGCCGGCGCGGGCGTCGCCCTGAAGCGCTTCAGCCCTGGCGCGGTCGATACGGCCAACCTGGCCGGCTTTTGGGATCGCAGCTTTCCAACGCCCGACGGCGGCACGCTGGCGCTCAGCAGCCTGCGCGGCCAGCGCCTGCTGCTGAACTTCTGGGCCACGTGGTGCCCGCCGTGCGTGGAAGAGATGCCGCTATTGAGCGCCTTCTACACCCAAAACAAGGCCAACGGCCTGCATGTGCTGGGTTTGGCGGTCGACAAACCGGCGCCGGTGAACCAGTTTCTGGCCCGCGCGCCCGTCAGCTTTCCGGTGGCGCTGGCGGGCATGGAAGGCGTTGATTTCAGCCGAACCCTGGGCAATGAGGCCGGCGCGCTGCCGTTTTCGGTGCTGTTCGGCGCAGATGGCAGCATCAAGCAGCGCAAGATCGGCCAGCTGCACGCCGCCGACCTGGCGGCCTGGAACGCCTGACACTGCCCCGCCGGCGCTTACCGGTGCGGCGGTGCCATCGGGGCGCCAAAAGAGGCCTTCAAGCGGTGACATCGCTCAACATCCGTCACAAAGGTCGACGTGGGATTGGGCGAAATTGAAACCAAGTTATGCAAAATAGGGCGAAATTGAGTTAAATTCGCACGATTTCCCCATTCACAGGCATTGCATGGACCTGCGCAAACTCAAGACCCTGATTGACCTCGTCTCCGAATCCAACGTGTCGGAGCTGGAGATCACCGAAGCCGAAGGCAAGGTGCGCATTGTCAAGGCTGGGCATGGAGCTCCCGTTCAAACCGTCTACGCACCGATGGCCGCACCAGCCGCTGCCCCGGTCGCCGCGCCTGCGCTGGCGCCGGCTGCTGCGCCTGCGGCCGAGGCGGCTGCCCCTGCGGCCGCGGCGGCCCCTTCGGGCTTCGTCGTCAAATCGCCCATGGTCGGC
This genomic interval from Ottowia oryzae contains the following:
- a CDS encoding 3-deoxy-7-phosphoheptulonate synthase, translating into MSPKSSSPASDSWYASVERTSETDDERIKDITVLPPPDHLIRFFPIRGTQVENLISHTRKSIRHIINGKDDRLLVIVGPCSIHDPDAALDYARRLKPLRDKYADTLEVVMRVYFEKPRTTVGWKGLINDPYLDESYRIDEGLRIARQLLIDINRLGLPAGSEFLDVISPQYIADLISWGAIGARTTESQVHRELASGLSAPIGFKNGTDGNIRIATDAIQAAARGHHFLSVHKNGQVAIVHTDGNKDCHVILRGGKAPNYDAASVAAACADLAAAKLPATLMVDCSHANSLKQHEKQLDVARDLAAQIAGGSRSIFGTMIESHIHAGAQKFTPGKDQVSALEYGKSITDACLGWEGTEEALEVLSNAVSARRAR
- the mpl gene encoding UDP-N-acetylmuramate:L-alanyl-gamma-D-glutamyl-meso-diaminopimelate ligase codes for the protein MHIHILGICGTFMGGVAALAREAGHRVTGCDAGVYPPMSDQLRALGIELIEGYGADQLALQPDVFVVGNVVSRARLPDGNPKFPLMEAILDAGLPYTSGPQWLAENVLQGRHVLAVAGTHGKTTTTSMLAWVLESAGLSPGFLVGGVPLNFGISARLGAQATGQQRPLFVIEADEYDTAFFDKRSKFVHYRPRTAVLNNLEFDHADIFDDLAAIERQFNHLVRTVPATGRIVVNDLEESLARVLSQGCWSERTGFGSAVSDFTAHGEPSDFEVQRRGVAVGRVSWALSGVHNQLNALAAIAAAEHVGVPPAVACQALASFQNVRRRMEVRGTVPRAGGAITVYDDFAHHPTAIRTTVDGLRRQLDAAGRQAERILAVFEPRSNTMKLGTMKSQLPWSLEHADLAFCHSGGLDWNAAAALAPMGERAQVAATVDEIVQQVAAAARAGDHVLCMSNGGFGGVHAKLLAALRPAD
- a CDS encoding DUF11 domain-containing protein — encoded protein: MADGLKRTTTSRPLRARRWGAAFGLAAALMSGAPTAWAQSYLPVGPQKNVPVATVTGGGWVECYRDTYNKGNDGAAWQAAQAGCAGARLMLACRPTGSSTIQLLAQAPRADVLTDTGTDLTTTHTANGTAWYWNNNLSWGFAAQGDSVAKNECDVAGSGDNDARLCWHSVNNAGGYRCGADMGLNSSTTFERIIYAPPPSSADLAITKTDGVTTATAGGSLTYTISASNAGPDSVTGATVTDTLPAALSGATWTCVGAGGGTCAASGSGNLSQAVNLPVGGSVTFTVSATVSVAATGTLSNTATITAPTGVSDPNVVNNSETDTDTITQGGELAVTLTGTAGPVTIGAPVTYTLVASNTGPSTATGAGVTGAMAAQLQGLAWTCVGSAGGVCAASGANNLIDIATLPAGASVTYTITGTVAPTATPGTISSTATLTPPAGFNDPLTANNRATAFTAIAAPAIPTLSAWALALVAALMASGAALSLRRSARGRG
- a CDS encoding NAD(P)/FAD-dependent oxidoreductase, whose translation is MAEREPTPPTGSAHQIVIVGGGAGGLELATRLGDTLGRRGQVAVTLVDRARTHVWKPKLHEIAAGSMNMDAHELDYLAQAHWHHFQYRTGEMTGLDRARRQIHLAPYIDDEGRQVIAARSLPYDTLVMAVGSLTNDFGTPGVAQHAIKLETAPDARLFNQRLVNAALRAHSRADQDAAGDGHPDTPRHLRVAIIGAGATGVELAAELHHTMRELVSYGMQSIQIERDLRIDLIEAAERVLPGLPPRLSAATEELLRGLGVQVHTNARVASVEAHTVVLADGQRIDADLIVWAAGVKAPAFLADLDGLETNRINQLVVRPTLQTTRDAHIFALGDCAACPWLGTDKTVPPRAQAAHQQASFMLGQIKRLLAGQPLRHYQYRDFGSLVSLGEYSTVGNLMGALVGGNMVFEGFFAKLMYKSLYKQHELALHGFTKVALDTLARTITRRTEPHVKLH
- a CDS encoding TlpA disulfide reductase family protein; the encoded protein is MSTTPTQPPGAAPDAPGQASGHSRRWVMGAVGVLAAAAGAGVALKRFSPGAVDTANLAGFWDRSFPTPDGGTLALSSLRGQRLLLNFWATWCPPCVEEMPLLSAFYTQNKANGLHVLGLAVDKPAPVNQFLARAPVSFPVALAGMEGVDFSRTLGNEAGALPFSVLFGADGSIKQRKIGQLHAADLAAWNA
- the accB gene encoding acetyl-CoA carboxylase biotin carboxyl carrier protein; this encodes MDLRKLKTLIDLVSESNVSELEITEAEGKVRIVKAGHGAPVQTVYAPMAAPAAAPVAAPALAPAAAPAAEAAAPAAAAAPSGFVVKSPMVGTFYRSASPGGKAFIEVGSQVKEGDTLCIIEAMKILNEIEAEKSGTVTQVLGENGQAVEYGQPLFVIE